One genomic window of Elaeis guineensis isolate ETL-2024a chromosome 2, EG11, whole genome shotgun sequence includes the following:
- the LOC105034123 gene encoding probable receptor-like protein kinase At1g49730 isoform X3 — protein MKYRLLLRRLRDSLLPWRRLSRAGPIPFVKKYSSKDIKKATDGYSMILGNGPHGTIYKARFHDGLVASVRKIQSMQQGKDTFYRKVQLLGCLHHRHLVRLQGFSEGNDRFLVFDHMENGSLKEYLHDPLKTPLNWRTRLQIAIDVAAALEYLHYFCEPPVYDVSINSNNVLLDENFVAKLSDVGFLDSGLNHIDGPNCTFSEEHVDQRNKAMLFQFGVLILELITGQSLGGDDELVQWVQESGFAYSMHKMVDADLGDSYDSKELKSLLVIARLCTKTGDGQLISIPQILRYLQGKMSKTDLSCKLRALCGHGSSEGSMLIDIQL, from the exons ATGAAATACCGGCTCCTCCTCCGCAGGCTCAGGGATTCACTCCTCCCCTGGCGTCGCCTCTCTCGTGCAG GTCCAATACCATTTGTAAAGAAATACTCATCCAAGGACATTAAGAAAGCAACTGATGGGTACAGCATGATTCTTGGAAATGGCCCTCATGGGACCATATATAAAGCTCGATTCCATGATGGTCTTGTTGCTTCAGTAAGGAAGATACAATCTATGCAGCAAGGCAAGGACACCTTCTATAGGAAAGTGCAACTCTTAGGATGCTTGCACCATCGCCATCTTGTCAGACTTCAAGGATTTTCTGAAGGAAATGATAg GTTTCTTGTCTTTGACCACATGGAAAACGGAAGCTTAAAGGAGTATCTACAtg ATCCACTTAAAACACCGTTGAATTGGAGGACCAGGTTACAGATTGCTATTGATGTGGCAGCTGCTCTG GAATATCTTCATTATTTCTGTGAACCTCCTGTTTATGATGTGTCCATCAACTCAAATAATGTATTGTTGGATGAGAACTTCGTCGCCAAG TTGTCTGATGTGGGTTTTCTGGACTCTGGCTTGAATCACATTGATGGACCTAACTGTACATTTTCAGAAG AACATGTTGATCAAAGAAACAAGGCTATGTTGTTTCAGTTTGGTGTGCTGATTCTTGAGCTCATAACTGGTCAGTCGTTGGGTGGTGATGATGAACTAGTCCAATGGGTCCAAGAATCTGGTTTTGCATATTCAATGCACAAGATGGTGGATGCTGATCTTGGAGATAGTTATGATTCCAAAGAGCTTAAAAGCCTTTTGGTTATAGCTAGATTGTGTACCAAGACTGGAGATGGACAGTTGATTTCTATTCCCCAGATACTCCGTTATTTGCAAGGAAAG ATGTCAAAGACTGATTTATCCTGCAAGCTTAGGGCTCTTTGCGGACATGGATCCTCTGAAGGAAGCATGCTTATAG
- the LOC105034123 gene encoding probable receptor-like protein kinase At1g49730 isoform X5: MKYRLLLRRLRDSLLPWRRLSRAGPIPFVKKYSSKDIKKATDGYSMILGNGPHGTIYKARFHDGLVASVRKIQSMQQGKDTFYRKVQLLGCLHHRHLVRLQGFSEGNDRFLVFDHMENGSLKEYLHDPLKTPLNWRTRLQIAIDVAAALEYLHYFCEPPVYDVSINSNNVLLDENFVAKLSDVGFLDSGLNHIDGPNCTFSEEHVDQRNKAMLFQFGVLILELITGQSLGGDDELVQWVQESGFAYSMHKMVDADLGDSYDSKELKSLLVIARLCTKTGDGQLISIPQILRYLQGKG, encoded by the exons ATGAAATACCGGCTCCTCCTCCGCAGGCTCAGGGATTCACTCCTCCCCTGGCGTCGCCTCTCTCGTGCAG GTCCAATACCATTTGTAAAGAAATACTCATCCAAGGACATTAAGAAAGCAACTGATGGGTACAGCATGATTCTTGGAAATGGCCCTCATGGGACCATATATAAAGCTCGATTCCATGATGGTCTTGTTGCTTCAGTAAGGAAGATACAATCTATGCAGCAAGGCAAGGACACCTTCTATAGGAAAGTGCAACTCTTAGGATGCTTGCACCATCGCCATCTTGTCAGACTTCAAGGATTTTCTGAAGGAAATGATAg GTTTCTTGTCTTTGACCACATGGAAAACGGAAGCTTAAAGGAGTATCTACAtg ATCCACTTAAAACACCGTTGAATTGGAGGACCAGGTTACAGATTGCTATTGATGTGGCAGCTGCTCTG GAATATCTTCATTATTTCTGTGAACCTCCTGTTTATGATGTGTCCATCAACTCAAATAATGTATTGTTGGATGAGAACTTCGTCGCCAAG TTGTCTGATGTGGGTTTTCTGGACTCTGGCTTGAATCACATTGATGGACCTAACTGTACATTTTCAGAAG AACATGTTGATCAAAGAAACAAGGCTATGTTGTTTCAGTTTGGTGTGCTGATTCTTGAGCTCATAACTGGTCAGTCGTTGGGTGGTGATGATGAACTAGTCCAATGGGTCCAAGAATCTGGTTTTGCATATTCAATGCACAAGATGGTGGATGCTGATCTTGGAGATAGTTATGATTCCAAAGAGCTTAAAAGCCTTTTGGTTATAGCTAGATTGTGTACCAAGACTGGAGATGGACAGTTGATTTCTATTCCCCAGATACTCCGTTATTTGCAAGGAAAG
- the LOC105034123 gene encoding probable receptor-like protein kinase At1g49730 isoform X2, with translation MKYRLLLRRLRDSLLPWRRLSRAGPIPFVKKYSSKDIKKATDGYSMILGNGPHGTIYKARFHDGLVASVRKIQSMQQGKDTFYRKVQLLGCLHHRHLVRLQGFSEGNDRFLVFDHMENGSLKEYLHDPLKTPLNWRTRLQIAIDVAAALEYLHYFCEPPVYDVSINSNNVLLDENFVAKLSDVGFLDSGLNHIDGPNCTFSEEHVDQRNKAMLFQFGVLILELITGQSLGGDDELVQWVQESGFAYSMHKMVDADLGDSYDSKELKSLLVIARLCTKTGDGQLISIPQILRYLQGKMSKTDLSCKLRALCGHGSSEGSMLIGMKNLSTENHIPI, from the exons ATGAAATACCGGCTCCTCCTCCGCAGGCTCAGGGATTCACTCCTCCCCTGGCGTCGCCTCTCTCGTGCAG GTCCAATACCATTTGTAAAGAAATACTCATCCAAGGACATTAAGAAAGCAACTGATGGGTACAGCATGATTCTTGGAAATGGCCCTCATGGGACCATATATAAAGCTCGATTCCATGATGGTCTTGTTGCTTCAGTAAGGAAGATACAATCTATGCAGCAAGGCAAGGACACCTTCTATAGGAAAGTGCAACTCTTAGGATGCTTGCACCATCGCCATCTTGTCAGACTTCAAGGATTTTCTGAAGGAAATGATAg GTTTCTTGTCTTTGACCACATGGAAAACGGAAGCTTAAAGGAGTATCTACAtg ATCCACTTAAAACACCGTTGAATTGGAGGACCAGGTTACAGATTGCTATTGATGTGGCAGCTGCTCTG GAATATCTTCATTATTTCTGTGAACCTCCTGTTTATGATGTGTCCATCAACTCAAATAATGTATTGTTGGATGAGAACTTCGTCGCCAAG TTGTCTGATGTGGGTTTTCTGGACTCTGGCTTGAATCACATTGATGGACCTAACTGTACATTTTCAGAAG AACATGTTGATCAAAGAAACAAGGCTATGTTGTTTCAGTTTGGTGTGCTGATTCTTGAGCTCATAACTGGTCAGTCGTTGGGTGGTGATGATGAACTAGTCCAATGGGTCCAAGAATCTGGTTTTGCATATTCAATGCACAAGATGGTGGATGCTGATCTTGGAGATAGTTATGATTCCAAAGAGCTTAAAAGCCTTTTGGTTATAGCTAGATTGTGTACCAAGACTGGAGATGGACAGTTGATTTCTATTCCCCAGATACTCCGTTATTTGCAAGGAAAG ATGTCAAAGACTGATTTATCCTGCAAGCTTAGGGCTCTTTGCGGACATGGATCCTCTGAAGGAAGCATGCTTATAG